TTTTTTATAACTTCGTCTGCCAGCCTTTTTACTTCTTTAAGATACATCTCCATCCCTACTGCAAAAATAGTATTATGATCTGCATCCGGTATTTTAAGAAATTTCTTGTTTGGTGAAGAGCTTGCATCAAAAAGCGCCTGCCCGGCACTAAAGGGAATAATATGATCATATTCGGCATGTATGATAAGTACCGGTTTAGCAAAATTTCGCATATTATCTATATTATGAAGATCGTGTTTCTCATCGATTCCCAACCTGTGGATATCAACTCCTATAAGACTTAACAGCGGAAGGACATTGGCAAATCCGCTTTCTATTATAAGACCGTCTATCTCATTTTGATAATGTCCGGCAAGTTCAAGAGCAGAAGCACTCCCAAGAGATCTTCCCATAACAATTATCGGCCCGGAATAGTCTTTTTGCTTAAGCCACTGCATTATGTATTCGAATATCACATGACAGTCGCGCATCATGTTTGTAACTGTAGGAGTTCCTGCTGAGCGACCGTAACCCCTGTAGTCCACAGGAAGAAAGTTGAAACCTATTTTTGTATATACAGGACCTAAGTCATCATAGTCTGAAACGATTTCACCGTTTCCGTGAAAATAAAGGATCACGGGAGCAGATTTTTCAGCGCTGTGCAGTTTCGCTCCAATAGATATGCCGTTTTCAACAGGAATAAATATATCTTCCACATCTTTTGAAAATGTTAAAGAGTCTCCCCAATCCGGCCTTGGATGAAAAAGAAGCGCCAATATCTCCGGCTGGTCAAGTGAAGAATAATCGGCTTTGGAAAAATCGTTCATATGTTAACCTCCATTATTTTATTTAACTTGCTGCTCTTTTACTTCATATCAGTTGTGTTATTTCTTTAATTATTTTATTGATTTCATCTATGCGATGATCGTTATCAGTAAGCGGCAATGCTTTTTTATACATATCAAGAGCCTCGTGATATTTTTTTTGCTCGTTTTTCAATTGAGCGTAATGATAGTATATCTTAAAAGAACCGTTATCCACAGCCAAAGCATTTGAAAGATAAAAATCTGCAAGATCAAGCTGTTTAGCACTTAAGCAAAATTCTCCAAGCCTGAACAATACTTCTTCATCAATTGTTAAAATCGAAAGAAGTTTTGCAATCTCTGCATTGTATTCCAATGTCTGCCCGTTTGATTTGTATCCCACAGCGGCTACAATATGCGGCATAGGATGATCAGGAAGAATTTCTATTGCTTTTTCTGCCATGCTTAATGCTCCTTGTACCCTACCCTCTTTCAAAAGCTGTTCGGCCTGCTCAACTTCATCCTGAAAGACAAGCAAACGATAATCAATATCATCTCCGTTTACGATAACATTAAAAAAGTGACTGAATGCCCCATCTTCTAAAGTACCGGCCAGCGGAGCACCGGAGCCTCCGGCAATTATCTGGCTCAATCCGGAAACTACCGAAAAATTATATACATGCACATGCCCGGCAAATACTATATCAACATTGTACTGCTTTAGCAGACCGGCAAGTTCATCACGCTTTTCCGGATATTTGTTCAATGAATCCTCCAGATGTTTTATCTTCGGATATAAAGGCCTGTGCAGCAGTACAAAAATATGTTTACCTTCAGCCCCCTTCAAATCTTCTTTCAGCCACTCAAGTTGTTTTCCCGTAATCAGGGCCTCTTCACTCTCAAGTTCACTGCATAATATGATAAAATGACAACCCTTTACATCAACCGAATAATAAAGCGTTCCGGTCTCCTTGTTTATATATCGTTTTACAAATGCTTTTCTGGCTTGTTTAGTATAACCTGAATGGTTTCCCATTGTAATGTACAAAGGAATATTCTTTTCCCGTATCGGCGCAGTTACTTTCTCAAAATCCTCAAATTCTTTCTCTGCCTTTTTTTCTGAGTCAGCATCATAACCCAAAACAAGATCGCCGGTATTAAGTATCAGTACAGGATCAAGTTCAACAGCCTTGTTAACCGCCTTGTAGTATATATACGGTTGTTCCGGCCGAAACTCATTTGCCGGACGGTTATCACCCATAACCACAAAATTTAACGCTTGTTCTTCATGCTGTTCGGTCGCAAAAACTGTTCCACAGCCAAACAAAAAAATAAACAAAACAAAAACAGCAAGGAAGTTTTTTTTCATATCTTTTCCTTTCATAGTCATCCTCCGGCAAGTTTGACTTTGTAGCCAAGTGCACCTAATTCTTTTTCCAGCATATCCCTGTGATCTCCCTGAATTTCAATTACTCCGTTCTTTACACTGCCCCCGCTACCGCATTTTTGTTTAAGGGCTTTCGCAATATTTTTCAGATTTTCATCATCTAAAGGCAAGCCGGTTATCAAGGTTACACCTTTTCCTTTTCGCCCCTTTGTTTCTCTCATTAACCTTACTATGCCATCACTTTTAGGAATGGATTGTTTTTTCCGGCAAATACAATTCGCTACAGGTTTATTGCAGGCAGGACACATTTTGCCAAACTCTGTTGAATAAACCAAAGAGGTATTTTTATTATTGTGAGCTTTCATAGCGGATTTTATATTGTTTTTGGAAGTAATTTCAGCGAAATTTCATGCATCCATTTATCAATAAATAAATGACAAACTGCCTCGCCATTATTAAAACAGTCATTCGAACCCTATAAATATGGATATTTTCCCATATGCATATATTTTATTTTTCAGAGCCACTTTCAAAACGTTTCAGTTTGGTCAAGCTCAAGGCGTGAGAAAATTTCAACCACAGGAATACATATAGTATTTCGAGGATTGAAATTTTAGCCCAACGCTGAGATCGGCCAAAATGGGGCGTTTTGAAACTGGCTCTTTAATATGCACAGAATATATGCTTCCGTCAATATCTGAGTTTCCCCAAAATCCGCTATTGATTTTTACAATTAAATATTCGACCATTCCAGCTATAAAATAATGGCAATTTGAGCCATTATTGCTTTTAAAATTATTATTTAACTTTGGAATCACAGACGACTAAACAACAAAAAAAAACCTAATTGATACCTCAATCGACCTGACCGACTTTTTCAAAAACCCTGCTTCTCCAAGACAAAAACAGTATGAGTTGATTCGAGCTATTATTATTGACGGAGATTCAATAGAAGAGACTGCAAAACGATATGGGTATAAACCCAGTACTGCCTATTCCCTGCTCAGAGATTCCAGAGCCGCACTTTATTCTTCACCACCAGTGTATAAGTCTTCACCCAGGCTGTCTCCTTTGAAGGGAACAGACATCGGGGAACGCTGCCCGCTCGATTTTACTTCCTGGGTTCTTTTTGCTCCGCTGTGTTTTGCCGTTTAGTATGCCTGTCTTCTGGAGCATTAGCATTCCGTTGATAGCCCTGTTTATGGACTTGCACATGGCCTCGTCCGATGACGGGTTTAACCGGGTAGTATACAACTGGCCTGTTTTCAATTTCTTTAATTTTATCAGAAAGCTCTGCTATTTTTTTCTCTAATTTCTCTTTTTCGGCCTTTTGCTTTTCCTCTTCAGCCCTTCTGATTTTTTCCTGATCGACCTCAAGCTTATGCTGGCGAACCAGATTCTTGGCATCTTCTACCAGAGCTGTGTACCCAGGGCGGATTCTTTCGGATTCGGTGGAACTTTTTATGGCTTTGGTTTTATCGTATTTTATACCATCATGTGGTTTTTGGTTACCGAAATGTTTGACGCCTTTATCATCTGTCCATGAGTAGACATTTTCATCCGCAAACACCGGATAGACACACAATATAATTAAAACAAATATTATTGTTATTTTTTTCATTTTATCCCCTCCATCATTTTCAAATATATAATACATTTTTCTTTTCTGCACAAGTTCATGCGAAGAGACTGTGTCACAATTAGAAAAAATGCCATTCCTAACGTATGTGAGGAATCTTGAAATGCTGAATTTACATAAACCAAGATTTCGCACTTCGCTTCGAAATGACATAAAAATGAATTACGATACAGTCTCGAAGGCAGAGCACGAAGTGACACGTAGTGAAGCATAAGCGCTAACAATTTCATTGCTGGATACCCCAGCCGGGGCTGGCTTATCAAGTCCGGTATGACGGTTTAGGATGCTTGCACAAAACCATTATTTCCAAATGCGGTTACCCTTGTCCTGCCCCTTTGTTCTTGTTGACTTTTACTGTAGTTACTGATAGTTAAAAAGAATCTATCATGATAGCATTACAACTTTGTGTTTTACGAAAATACTTTAAATTTTAAACAAACTGATATATTTTTATGCCAGCCAAGTGTGCTTCAAAGCCAAATAACTTCTCCGTTTCAATAGAGTCAGGTCTGGATCAATACTGCAAGGCTACCCATCCAATCCGTTACGGAAATTATATAAGGATTAGAACACAAGATTATGAATATATTTTTGATTTAA
This genomic interval from Pseudomonadota bacterium contains the following:
- a CDS encoding translation initiation factor Sui1, producing the protein MKAHNNKNTSLVYSTEFGKMCPACNKPVANCICRKKQSIPKSDGIVRLMRETKGRKGKGVTLITGLPLDDENLKNIAKALKQKCGSGGSVKNGVIEIQGDHRDMLEKELGALGYKVKLAGG
- a CDS encoding DUF4124 domain-containing protein is translated as MKKITIIFVLIILCVYPVFADENVYSWTDDKGVKHFGNQKPHDGIKYDKTKAIKSSTESERIRPGYTALVEDAKNLVRQHKLEVDQEKIRRAEEEKQKAEKEKLEKKIAELSDKIKEIENRPVVYYPVKPVIGRGHVQVHKQGYQRNANAPEDRHTKRQNTAEQKEPRK
- a CDS encoding metallophosphoesterase codes for the protein MKGKDMKKNFLAVFVLFIFLFGCGTVFATEQHEEQALNFVVMGDNRPANEFRPEQPYIYYKAVNKAVELDPVLILNTGDLVLGYDADSEKKAEKEFEDFEKVTAPIREKNIPLYITMGNHSGYTKQARKAFVKRYINKETGTLYYSVDVKGCHFIILCSELESEEALITGKQLEWLKEDLKGAEGKHIFVLLHRPLYPKIKHLEDSLNKYPEKRDELAGLLKQYNVDIVFAGHVHVYNFSVVSGLSQIIAGGSGAPLAGTLEDGAFSHFFNVIVNGDDIDYRLLVFQDEVEQAEQLLKEGRVQGALSMAEKAIEILPDHPMPHIVAAVGYKSNGQTLEYNAEIAKLLSILTIDEEVLFRLGEFCLSAKQLDLADFYLSNALAVDNGSFKIYYHYAQLKNEQKKYHEALDMYKKALPLTDNDHRIDEINKIIKEITQLI
- a CDS encoding alpha/beta hydrolase, producing the protein MNDFSKADYSSLDQPEILALLFHPRPDWGDSLTFSKDVEDIFIPVENGISIGAKLHSAEKSAPVILYFHGNGEIVSDYDDLGPVYTKIGFNFLPVDYRGYGRSAGTPTVTNMMRDCHVIFEYIMQWLKQKDYSGPIIVMGRSLGSASALELAGHYQNEIDGLIIESGFANVLPLLSLIGVDIHRLGIDEKHDLHNIDNMRNFAKPVLIIHAEYDHIIPFSAGQALFDASSSPNKKFLKIPDADHNTIFAVGMEMYLKEVKRLADEVIKKKE